One region of Pseudoalteromonas sp. R3 genomic DNA includes:
- a CDS encoding GGDEF domain-containing phosphodiesterase encodes MTFSFSTFYNLCSSEARYELALDLIYEKFKPAHCLIGKFIDADTRVKTVAYSVDGKRSNDIIYDLEGTPCNDAKTSQGVCSISCNLQQMYAEDEILKIFDIDGYLGVTLRALDHKPIGIMVCLFDEKVEVSDEDRHWFRELSLLVGAELNHNLEIAAQQILVKQLAKGERIAKLSSWTWNISRDKHVFSHEMRRLLQHREETLTLDDFTDCLTEADQKRLRVIIQKLRTGHLDYIDVNVTHKKRTNLRGLYRIIGRVEQCEEQRDERVFSATVQDVTYIYSLNKQLELTNVVFEHATEAIMITDGDNKIIMVNRAFERLTGYTGHELMGRDPSVLSSGQHSNDFYHQMWNSLMSAGCWKGEIFNRRKNGQIFPEELTLSLVKDEQGEILNYVAIFRDITEWKRNEAQLTFYANHEPLTALLNRRCFIDIVEEKISASRSLHTPCSLLFIGLDHFKEVNDIYGPEIGDKVLVSVAKRLRNGIRENDTISRYGGDEFAILLDNTDVKSALQVAKKLSDKIKQPYVFNELTVELSASTGIAQLENRGRITAAKFIRNAAHALESAKKTHRGHVALHNAAIQNAYLNKIKLKDKLKAALKANLLTVYYQPIVDVQRRKIVKFEALVRWFDDEQGMVSPGTFIPIAEEFGLIHMIGQFVLEKACQDLKVLHLHGYEDVSISINRSVNEFKTSNDQFKLVTEAISNADVPFEKVTLEVTESMATNRYTWELLSKLREQGVKIALDDFCTGYSSLSHLIENQVDYLKIDKSFVDSLMADRNKKVMISCLLNLAEELGIKVIAEGVESQSQLTMLEQLGCHHIQGFYYSPAQPLSACLRLLQEFNSGQVFNDELMYISKSSQQH; translated from the coding sequence ATGACTTTTTCATTCAGTACTTTTTACAATTTGTGCAGCAGCGAGGCGCGCTATGAACTGGCGCTCGATTTGATCTATGAGAAATTCAAACCGGCGCATTGCTTGATTGGCAAATTTATTGATGCCGACACTCGAGTTAAAACGGTTGCTTATTCTGTAGATGGGAAAAGGTCAAATGATATCATCTATGATCTCGAGGGAACGCCCTGTAATGATGCTAAAACCAGCCAAGGCGTGTGCTCTATTAGCTGTAATCTTCAGCAGATGTATGCGGAAGATGAAATCCTAAAAATATTTGATATCGATGGTTATCTTGGCGTCACGTTACGTGCGCTTGATCATAAGCCCATCGGTATTATGGTCTGTCTATTTGATGAAAAAGTAGAGGTAAGTGATGAGGACCGTCATTGGTTTAGGGAGTTAAGTTTACTCGTCGGGGCAGAGCTGAATCATAATCTAGAAATTGCAGCACAGCAGATACTGGTTAAACAATTAGCCAAAGGCGAACGAATTGCAAAGCTGAGCTCCTGGACCTGGAATATCAGCCGAGACAAGCATGTGTTCAGTCACGAAATGCGCCGCTTGCTACAGCACAGAGAAGAAACCCTGACGTTAGACGACTTTACGGATTGTTTAACAGAAGCGGACCAAAAACGGCTCAGAGTGATTATCCAAAAGCTTCGAACAGGTCATTTAGATTATATTGATGTTAATGTCACGCATAAAAAGCGCACTAACTTAAGGGGCTTATACAGGATCATAGGTCGTGTAGAACAGTGTGAGGAACAGCGTGATGAACGGGTATTTAGTGCTACGGTGCAGGACGTTACCTACATCTATTCTTTGAATAAGCAGCTGGAACTAACCAATGTTGTGTTCGAGCATGCTACTGAAGCTATTATGATCACCGATGGTGACAACAAGATCATTATGGTGAACAGGGCCTTTGAGCGCCTTACGGGTTATACAGGTCACGAGTTGATGGGACGAGATCCCTCCGTACTGTCTTCCGGTCAGCATAGTAACGATTTTTATCATCAAATGTGGAACAGTTTGATGAGTGCAGGCTGCTGGAAAGGTGAAATATTTAACCGGCGGAAAAACGGTCAAATCTTTCCTGAAGAGTTAACACTTAGTCTGGTTAAAGATGAACAAGGCGAAATACTCAATTATGTTGCTATTTTCCGGGATATTACGGAGTGGAAGCGCAACGAGGCGCAGCTAACCTTTTACGCAAACCATGAACCTCTAACCGCATTGCTGAACCGGCGTTGTTTCATCGATATAGTCGAAGAAAAAATATCTGCCAGCCGCAGTCTGCATACACCCTGCTCTTTGTTGTTTATTGGCCTTGATCACTTCAAGGAAGTGAACGATATATACGGCCCCGAAATAGGTGACAAAGTCCTTGTTTCGGTTGCAAAAAGGCTTAGGAACGGGATCAGAGAGAACGATACGATATCCCGTTACGGTGGCGACGAATTTGCTATTTTGCTTGACAACACAGACGTGAAAAGTGCGTTGCAGGTTGCAAAAAAACTCAGTGATAAGATTAAACAGCCCTACGTTTTCAACGAATTGACCGTTGAACTCAGTGCAAGTACTGGGATCGCACAACTAGAAAATAGGGGCAGAATTACCGCTGCTAAATTTATACGCAATGCAGCGCATGCACTAGAAAGTGCGAAGAAAACTCATCGAGGACATGTTGCTCTACATAATGCAGCTATCCAAAATGCATATCTGAACAAGATCAAGCTTAAGGACAAGCTTAAAGCTGCATTGAAAGCAAATTTACTGACTGTTTACTATCAACCTATAGTTGATGTACAGCGCAGAAAAATAGTCAAATTTGAAGCGCTGGTAAGGTGGTTCGATGATGAACAGGGTATGGTGTCACCTGGTACCTTTATTCCCATCGCGGAGGAATTCGGCTTAATCCATATGATAGGCCAGTTCGTATTGGAAAAAGCCTGCCAGGACCTTAAAGTGTTACATCTTCACGGGTATGAGGATGTCAGTATTTCTATAAACCGCTCAGTTAATGAGTTTAAGACCAGCAATGATCAGTTCAAGCTGGTCACTGAGGCTATTTCCAACGCTGACGTCCCGTTTGAAAAAGTAACACTTGAAGTCACAGAGTCTATGGCGACAAATCGTTACACCTGGGAGCTACTTTCCAAATTAAGAGAGCAGGGTGTGAAAATTGCGCTTGATGACTTTTGTACTGGTTATTCTTCTCTCAGCCATCTGATAGAAAATCAGGTCGATTACTTAAAGATAGATAAATCGTTTGTGGATAGCCTGATGGCAGACAGAAACAAAAAGGTGATGATCAGCTGTTTGCTTAATCTTGCCGAAGAGCTGGGTATTAAAGTTATCGCTGAAGGTGTTGAGTCTCAGAGTCAGTTGACTATGCTTGAACAACTGGGTTGTCATCATATACAGGGTTTTTATTATAGCCCTGCACAGCCGTTATCTGCTTGCCTGAGGTTGTTACAAGAGTTTAATTCTGGGCAAGTGTTTAACGATGAACTTATGTATATCAGTAAGTCGTCACAGCAACATTAA
- the hemH gene encoding ferrochelatase, protein MPKLSAITDNPHENRFNEKIGVLVTNLGSPDAPTAPALRNYLREFLSDPRIVELPRVLWWLILHGIILRIRPSRSAKAYSSIWTENGSPLVQITQDQCDKLQALLKEQDYKHVEIVMAMRYGNPSIKSGLEALREKGITNIVVFPLYPQYSSATTGSTFDAIANVLKTWRWVPSLSFINGYHKQPSYITALANSVQEHIDKHGLPEKLLFSYHGTPKRFLDSGDPYHCFCHQTTRLVCEHLKLDKDRVMTTFQSRFGREEWLQPYTDVTLKELAAKGVKEVAILSPAFSADCLETLEELEEENREYFMEAGGETYHYIPALNDRDDHLNALLDILKPYLR, encoded by the coding sequence GTGCCAAAGCTTTCTGCAATAACTGATAACCCGCATGAGAACAGATTTAATGAAAAAATCGGAGTTCTGGTAACCAACCTGGGTAGCCCTGACGCACCAACGGCCCCTGCATTAAGAAATTACTTAAGAGAGTTTTTGTCAGACCCGCGTATTGTTGAACTTCCCAGAGTGCTTTGGTGGTTGATACTACATGGCATCATTTTGAGGATCAGACCAAGTCGTTCCGCGAAAGCCTACTCCAGTATTTGGACAGAGAACGGATCACCGCTCGTTCAGATAACACAAGATCAGTGTGATAAGCTTCAAGCCTTATTGAAAGAACAAGACTATAAGCATGTCGAAATCGTGATGGCAATGCGCTATGGCAATCCATCAATTAAAAGTGGTCTTGAAGCACTTCGAGAAAAAGGGATCACTAATATCGTTGTATTCCCCCTTTATCCGCAATACTCAAGTGCGACGACGGGTTCAACATTTGATGCAATTGCCAATGTGCTCAAAACATGGCGTTGGGTTCCAAGCCTCAGTTTTATAAACGGATATCACAAACAGCCGAGTTATATTACAGCTTTGGCTAATTCGGTGCAGGAACACATTGATAAGCATGGTTTACCTGAGAAGCTGCTTTTTTCTTATCATGGTACACCGAAACGATTTTTAGATAGCGGTGATCCGTATCATTGTTTTTGTCACCAGACCACGCGTCTGGTCTGTGAGCATCTAAAGCTAGATAAAGACAGAGTCATGACGACTTTCCAAAGCCGATTCGGACGTGAAGAATGGCTACAACCCTATACCGACGTCACGCTAAAAGAACTGGCAGCGAAAGGCGTTAAAGAAGTCGCTATCTTAAGTCCGGCTTTTAGTGCAGACTGTCTTGAAACACTCGAAGAGCTGGAAGAGGAAAACCGCGAATACTTCATGGAAGCCGGTGGTGAAACTTATCATTATATCCCGGCATTAAACGACAGAGATGATCATCTCAATGCACTGTTAGACATCCTAAAGCCTTATTTAAGGTAA
- a CDS encoding PAS domain-containing methyl-accepting chemotaxis protein: MRLNHPVTNQEKRFSADTRLISVTDLKGTILDCNEHFVEVSGYSKDELIGQPHNLVRHPDMPELAFKTMWDQLKAGKPWMGLVKNRCKNGDHYWVNAYVTPMTQDGKIIGYESVRSCPDRASVERAEVLYKRVKSGQRDGIKLPKLRSIWSSLAVVIAILLYMSAGEAIGFTWLVVNTLALFAYNTYRDNEQLSRIDKVMSHSFCDDIATQVYSPWTGKMAQLHVKLLSERAHLDTIITRIEFAAKGVASGATISNSKSIETTECLSRQQLETEQVATAMNEMATTINEVSHSVQASSEDAKGVLILAQESARSSEETRASIENLGATVVDIKDSVLGVAKQTSKIAEAAQIIEQIAEQTNLLALNAAIEAARAGEQGRGFAVVADEVRHLAQRTQESTKEIHAIIEQLTQSTQNAEFIAQRGEDESRQGIEQLSQSSMKLEGIYQLIEKISASSMQIATSVEEQAAVSEDINQQVVNIATLANTSVSSSNEMHVISEELTTVANDMYELVVRFKR; this comes from the coding sequence ATGCGATTAAACCACCCGGTCACGAATCAGGAAAAGCGCTTTTCCGCAGACACCCGACTTATTTCAGTGACAGATCTGAAAGGGACGATACTGGATTGTAACGAACATTTTGTTGAAGTCAGTGGCTACTCTAAAGATGAACTGATAGGACAACCACATAATCTCGTTCGCCACCCAGACATGCCAGAACTCGCATTTAAGACCATGTGGGACCAGCTCAAGGCCGGTAAACCATGGATGGGTTTAGTCAAGAACCGCTGTAAAAATGGTGACCATTATTGGGTAAATGCTTATGTCACTCCGATGACTCAGGATGGTAAAATTATCGGATATGAATCAGTTCGTAGTTGTCCTGATCGTGCGTCTGTTGAGCGAGCAGAAGTGTTGTACAAACGCGTTAAATCGGGACAGCGTGATGGAATTAAGTTACCAAAGCTACGCTCTATCTGGTCCTCGTTAGCTGTAGTTATTGCGATTTTACTCTATATGTCTGCTGGCGAAGCAATCGGGTTTACCTGGTTGGTTGTTAATACACTCGCATTATTTGCGTACAACACCTATCGAGATAACGAGCAGCTAAGTCGAATTGATAAGGTGATGTCTCATAGTTTTTGTGATGATATAGCGACTCAGGTTTACTCTCCCTGGACAGGTAAGATGGCCCAGTTGCATGTTAAGTTATTGAGCGAGCGCGCTCACCTGGACACCATAATCACTCGCATCGAATTTGCTGCAAAAGGGGTTGCCAGTGGCGCCACGATTAGCAATTCAAAAAGTATTGAAACGACGGAGTGTTTGAGTAGACAGCAGCTTGAAACTGAACAAGTTGCGACAGCTATGAATGAAATGGCCACCACAATTAACGAAGTGTCTCATAGCGTTCAGGCTAGTTCTGAAGATGCTAAAGGGGTACTGATACTTGCACAGGAAAGTGCCCGAAGTTCTGAAGAAACCCGTGCTTCAATCGAGAACCTTGGTGCGACAGTGGTTGATATCAAAGACTCGGTGCTAGGTGTCGCTAAACAAACTTCTAAAATAGCGGAAGCTGCGCAGATAATTGAGCAAATCGCTGAGCAAACTAATTTACTTGCTTTGAACGCGGCAATAGAAGCTGCTCGGGCAGGGGAGCAGGGGCGGGGCTTTGCGGTTGTGGCCGATGAAGTACGCCATCTGGCGCAAAGAACACAAGAGTCTACGAAAGAGATCCATGCAATAATTGAACAGTTGACTCAAAGTACCCAAAACGCTGAGTTTATAGCGCAGCGAGGAGAGGATGAATCTCGTCAGGGGATAGAGCAACTTTCTCAGTCTTCCATGAAACTGGAAGGTATCTATCAGCTGATAGAGAAAATAAGTGCCAGTAGTATGCAAATTGCCACTTCTGTAGAAGAGCAGGCTGCTGTTTCTGAAGATATTAACCAGCAAGTTGTCAACATTGCCACGTTAGCAAATACCAGTGTTAGCAGCTCTAATGAAATGCACGTGATCAGCGAGGAGCTGACCACAGTTGCAAATGATATGTATGAGCTGGTGGTACGCTTTAAACGCTAA
- a CDS encoding HD domain-containing phosphohydrolase, whose amino-acid sequence MVEHDPQQVTIAPPTGPIRVLCLDDEPSVLKVLRRTLGFAGMEVSLFECGEQALQALAEHDYEVIISDMRMPEMDGVEFLTKARQASPQSQRILLSGYADMDSTIAAINEGGIHNFLQKPWQNEALIHVIKDAAEKYRLKQYNAELQTAISNQNAQLKILNGNLEELVEKRTAQIRTVLRQLETANKREQDEHRATVELLYNFINANPYIDANMAKQIATLSGLVAQKLGLGDKVVQLTKMAGYLAQVGLLAMDPVLYDKPLEQLSSEQRKLFFTHPATAQLMLMPAQHLSDVGEAIYHQFEKYNGQGIPKGLKGKQIPIGAQILAAARDYVENLTKNQGDIETKRVHALEIIKMYSGSFYHPKVVLALEQAIKADTSTTSQVGSMNIISAQALEPGMELGLAIHSHKGIMLLPKGHIFTEATVAKLQQLETQKPTPFRILIKA is encoded by the coding sequence ATGGTTGAACACGATCCACAGCAAGTTACGATTGCTCCTCCCACAGGCCCTATTCGAGTATTGTGCCTTGATGATGAGCCTAGCGTTCTAAAAGTGCTCAGAAGAACACTCGGCTTTGCAGGCATGGAAGTGTCTTTGTTTGAGTGTGGCGAGCAAGCGTTACAGGCACTAGCTGAGCATGACTATGAGGTCATTATTTCGGACATGCGTATGCCCGAAATGGATGGCGTGGAGTTTTTGACAAAAGCCAGGCAAGCTTCTCCGCAATCACAGCGTATATTATTATCTGGCTATGCAGATATGGACTCTACGATTGCAGCCATCAATGAAGGTGGAATCCATAACTTTCTTCAAAAACCCTGGCAAAATGAAGCGCTCATTCATGTTATCAAAGATGCGGCAGAGAAGTATCGCCTCAAACAATACAATGCCGAGCTTCAGACTGCTATAAGCAATCAAAATGCACAGTTAAAAATATTAAACGGCAATCTCGAAGAATTAGTCGAAAAGCGAACCGCTCAGATCCGCACTGTACTGCGCCAATTAGAAACAGCCAACAAACGCGAGCAGGATGAACACAGAGCAACGGTAGAACTACTTTATAACTTCATCAATGCCAACCCTTACATAGACGCGAACATGGCTAAACAAATTGCTACCCTGAGTGGATTAGTCGCACAAAAGCTGGGCCTGGGAGACAAAGTGGTACAGCTGACAAAAATGGCTGGTTATCTGGCACAGGTCGGGCTACTGGCTATGGACCCTGTATTGTACGATAAGCCACTTGAACAGCTCAGCTCAGAGCAACGAAAGTTATTTTTTACACATCCGGCGACCGCACAGCTTATGCTGATGCCTGCTCAGCACCTGAGTGATGTTGGCGAAGCAATATATCATCAATTTGAAAAATATAACGGTCAGGGGATCCCAAAAGGGCTTAAAGGCAAACAAATTCCTATTGGTGCACAAATACTCGCTGCTGCAAGAGATTATGTAGAAAATCTTACAAAAAATCAGGGAGATATTGAGACCAAGCGTGTACATGCACTTGAAATTATTAAAATGTATAGCGGGTCGTTCTACCACCCCAAAGTAGTCTTAGCACTTGAACAAGCGATAAAAGCCGACACGTCAACTACAAGCCAGGTTGGGTCAATGAACATCATTAGTGCTCAAGCTCTTGAACCGGGTATGGAGCTTGGGCTGGCTATTCATAGCCACAAAGGGATCATGCTGTTACCTAAGGGGCACATTTTCACAGAAGCAACTGTTGCCAAACTGCAACAGTTAGAAACACAAAAACCCACCCCCTTTAGGATCCTGATTAAAGCTTAG
- a CDS encoding heme NO-binding domain-containing protein, translated as MKGIIFRSLEELVVKNLGMGEWNTLLDKHSPAHRSYVSAVSYPDEELFALANGVAEKMALPLPDVLGVFGRFLFGSLAAKHHAVLEPLNTFEKLILAIDSVIHVEVAKLYDEPNLPKIDARVIDEGQILVDYRSPRKLCFCAEGLIYGAADHYNKKIEISHASCMHEGDEHCRFVINILS; from the coding sequence ATGAAAGGCATTATATTTCGTAGTTTAGAGGAGTTGGTTGTCAAAAATCTGGGTATGGGTGAATGGAATACGTTATTGGACAAGCATAGCCCGGCCCACCGTAGCTATGTTTCAGCTGTATCCTACCCCGATGAAGAGCTGTTTGCGTTGGCAAATGGTGTAGCAGAAAAAATGGCTTTGCCATTACCGGATGTGCTGGGCGTATTTGGACGGTTTTTGTTTGGCTCGTTGGCTGCCAAGCACCATGCTGTGCTTGAACCGTTGAATACATTTGAGAAATTAATTCTTGCCATCGATAGCGTGATCCATGTTGAGGTTGCAAAACTCTACGATGAACCCAACTTACCCAAAATTGATGCCAGGGTCATCGATGAAGGACAAATTCTCGTAGATTATCGTTCTCCAAGAAAATTGTGCTTTTGCGCAGAAGGGCTCATTTACGGAGCTGCGGACCATTACAACAAAAAAATTGAAATATCCCACGCCAGTTGCATGCATGAAGGGGACGAGCACTGTCGTTTTGTGATCAATATATTGTCTTGA
- a CDS encoding ATP-binding protein codes for MSNESNEYYKAYLREKQARDELETLLEDKTRSLYLANQELEANLAQLKRQHAAILQSEKMATLGVMSAGVAHEINNPLAYINGNIGTLGQVAKGVADLIKASESFSMNASDQDEFKETFTRLESQYQLCFFAEDAQDLIDDCRDGCQRIATIVASLLDFARPKNNEFVMADMTEAIDSALGLLANQLKHIELNVKKSDIPMSYCNLAALNQVFINLLMNAKYACEQAKSDGVCASPAIELHIKKVGKQIVVEVKDNGVGIAQDTIAHIFEPFFTTKPVGQGTGMGLAVAYGIVSEHNGTIKVESSEGKGTTVTVAIPVNHVK; via the coding sequence ATGTCAAACGAAAGCAACGAGTACTACAAAGCATATCTTAGAGAGAAGCAAGCTCGCGATGAGCTTGAAACCTTGCTGGAAGACAAAACCCGTTCTTTGTACCTCGCAAATCAAGAGTTGGAAGCAAATCTTGCCCAGCTAAAGCGTCAACACGCCGCAATTTTGCAAAGTGAAAAAATGGCAACCCTTGGCGTAATGTCTGCCGGCGTCGCCCATGAAATCAATAACCCGCTAGCTTACATAAACGGTAACATAGGCACACTTGGACAAGTTGCAAAAGGGGTTGCTGATTTAATCAAGGCCAGCGAGTCTTTCTCGATGAATGCTTCAGATCAGGACGAATTTAAAGAAACATTTACGCGACTGGAATCGCAGTATCAGCTGTGTTTTTTTGCCGAAGATGCACAAGATTTAATTGATGATTGTCGGGATGGTTGCCAGCGAATAGCAACTATCGTTGCCAGCTTGCTTGATTTTGCCAGACCTAAAAACAACGAATTTGTCATGGCTGATATGACTGAGGCCATCGACAGCGCTCTGGGTTTGCTTGCAAATCAGCTTAAACATATAGAGTTGAATGTAAAGAAATCCGATATTCCAATGAGCTACTGCAATTTGGCCGCGCTTAATCAGGTCTTCATTAACCTATTAATGAATGCCAAATATGCCTGTGAGCAGGCTAAATCAGATGGCGTGTGTGCTTCCCCTGCGATTGAGCTTCATATCAAAAAGGTTGGTAAGCAAATTGTTGTAGAAGTGAAGGACAACGGTGTCGGTATAGCCCAAGACACAATCGCGCATATTTTCGAACCATTCTTTACAACCAAACCTGTGGGGCAGGGAACGGGTATGGGGCTGGCCGTCGCCTATGGTATTGTTTCTGAACACAATGGCACGATCAAAGTTGAAAGCTCAGAGGGTAAGGGTACTACAGTGACCGTTGCTATCCCCGTAAACCATGTCAAATAA